A section of the Saccopteryx leptura isolate mSacLep1 chromosome 4, mSacLep1_pri_phased_curated, whole genome shotgun sequence genome encodes:
- the AGFG2 gene encoding arf-GAP domain and FG repeat-containing protein 2 isoform X2, producing MWRGLNPPHRVKSISMTTFTEPEVVFLQSRGNEVCRKIWLGLFDPRTALIPDSRDPQKVKEFLQEKYEKKRWYVPPDQIKGTTYTKGSASTPLQGSIPEGKPLRTLLGDSMPSLSAAASTASQSVSQSQARTAQPRSAQPPPHSSVKKASTDLLADIGGDPFAAPQAVPSFAAFPAFGGQTPSHGSFANFDAFGSSPSSSAFGTIPLGAQAPFQAQTPATASRMLTGSYSFGSSQVTPFGASPLVTASQPNSITDMSGLLGPGVSAGGIPSSFFGMTGQVPTLQSATTGRGGSTGLAFGAFTNPFTAPAAHPQLPSTNPFQPNGLATGPGFAMSSAGPGFPQTVPPTGAFASTFPPPMFSLQTSVAQQQNGSSFSDLGSAKLGQKPLSQPAGISTNPFMTGSSSSPFASKPPTTNPFL from the exons TTGCAGGAAGATTTGGCTGGGTCTTTTTGATCCTCGGACAGCTTTAATACCAGATTCCAGGGATCCTCAGAAAGTAAAGGAGTTTCTCCAGGAAAAATATGAGAAGAAGCGATg GTATGTCCCCCCGGATCAAATCAAGGGGACCACTTATACCAAAGGCagtgcctccactcctctccagGGTTCCATCCCAGAAGGGAAGCCTCTGCGGACGCTTCTGGGGGATTCTATGCCGTCTCTCTCAGCTGCTGCCTCCACCGCTAGCCAG TCTGTCAGTCAGTCTCAGGCTCGGACAGCCCAGCCCCGGAGtgctcagccccctccccactcctcagtCAAGAAAGCCAGTACTGACCTGCTGGCTGACATTGGTGGAGACCCCTTTGCTGCTCCCCAGGCAGTACCGTCATTTGCTGCCTTCCCAGCCTTTGGAG GCCAGACTCCTTCCCATGGGAGCTTCGCCAACTTCGATGCCTTTGGCAGTAGCCCCAGCTCTTCTGCATTTGGAACTATTCCTCTAGGTGCCCAAGCCCCATTCCAGGCCCAGACACCAGCCACAG CCAGTCGGATGCTAACTGGAAGTTACAGCTTTG GGAGCAGCCAAGTGACTCCATTTGGTGCCTCTCCTCTTGTCACTGCTAGTCAGCCCAACAGCATCACAGATATGAGTGGCCTCCTGGGACCTGGGGTATCAGCTGGAGGTATCCCTAGCAG CTTCTTTGGGATGACTGGCCAGGTCCCCACGCTCCAGTCAGCCACAACTGGCAGAGGTGGCAGCACAGGACTTGCCTTTGGAG CCTTCACCAACCCTTTCACAGCACCTGCTGCTCACCCTCAGCTGCCCTCCACAAACCCGTTCCAGCCCAATGGCTTGGCCACAG GACCTGGCTTTGCGATGAGCAGTGCTGGGCCTGGTTTCCCCCAGACAGTGCCACCCACCGGGGCCTTTGCCAGCACCTTCCCACCACCGATGTTCTCCCTGCAGACCTCAGTGGCTCAGCAGCAGAATG GTTCTTCCTTTAGTGACTTAGGATCAGCCAAGCTGGGACAGaagccactgagccagccagcggGCATCTCCACCAACCCCTTCATG actgGATCTTCCTCAAGCCCATTTGCCTCCAAACCTCCGACCACCAACCCATTCTTGTAG